Within the bacterium genome, the region ATGCGAAGTTGTTGAGCGTAATATCTGCGCCAGCAACAAAGGTAGTACAATTGCTGCAAGCACCGGCAACTCAGTTGACCCGTGTTATTGATGCGCAGCGGGCAAAATTGGAAGAGCAGGGCGAATAGAGAGTAGTGAGTAGAGGGTAGTAACGAAAAATTTTTAGTCAGTTTAATTGGAGGAAATGACATGAGCGTTACTTATGAAGACGTAGTGGAGTACATCAAGGGCATGTCTCTTATGGACGCTGCAAAAATGGTAAAAGAGCTAGAAGATGAGCTGGGCGTAACTGCGGCTGCTCCTGTAGCGATGATGGCAGCTGGTGCAGCTGGTGCGGCTGGTGGAGCCGAAGCTGCTGAGGAGAAGACGGAATTTGATATTTCTCTGGATGATGCTGGTTCTGAGCGCGTTAAGGTGATTAAGGTAGTAAGAGAGATCACTGGACTTGGGCTCAAGGAAGCGA harbors:
- a CDS encoding 50S ribosomal protein L7/L12, yielding MSVTYEDVVEYIKGMSLMDAAKMVKELEDELGVTAAAPVAMMAAGAAGAAGGAEAAEEKTEFDISLDDAGSERVKVIKVVREITGLGLKEAKDIVDSAPKVLKEGVSKEEAEDFKKKLEEAGAKASLK